One Natronomonas moolapensis 8.8.11 genomic region harbors:
- a CDS encoding class I SAM-dependent methyltransferase yields the protein MGFHTFDPERAERLEDASRYRWCSGEELLSLLSAGPAETIADLGSGTGFYTDLVARHAGTVHAVDVQAAMHERYVEKGLPDNVQTVTAPIDGLPFEDGALDAAFTTMTYHEFSGPEAIGEIARVLAPGGRVVVVDWTRDGRGADGPPIEERHGLGHAVSALGEGGFVVDHAVSRTETFVCRARLEG from the coding sequence ATGGGTTTTCACACGTTCGATCCGGAGCGCGCCGAGCGCCTCGAGGACGCGTCGCGGTATCGATGGTGCTCCGGCGAGGAACTGCTCTCGCTCCTGTCGGCCGGCCCCGCGGAAACGATCGCTGACCTCGGGAGCGGGACCGGATTTTACACCGACCTCGTTGCTCGCCACGCCGGAACGGTCCACGCGGTCGACGTCCAGGCGGCGATGCACGAACGCTACGTCGAAAAGGGTCTCCCGGACAACGTCCAGACGGTCACGGCCCCGATCGACGGGCTACCGTTCGAGGACGGTGCGCTCGACGCCGCGTTCACCACCATGACGTATCACGAGTTCTCCGGCCCCGAAGCGATCGGAGAGATCGCCCGCGTCCTTGCCCCAGGCGGCCGAGTCGTCGTCGTGGATTGGACCCGGGACGGCCGCGGTGCGGACGGCCCTCCGATCGAGGAGCGCCACGGCCTCGGACACGCCGTGTCGGCGCTGGGCGAGGGCGGGTTCGTCGTCGATCACGCCGTTTCGAGGACCGAGACATTCGTCTGTCGGGCGCGGCTGGAGGGCTGA
- a CDS encoding potassium channel family protein — MKFVIVGYGRVGARTADILSSEGHDVAIVESVAEKARTAEAAGHEVVEGDGEDERVLDDVGLDDADALAALTGDLNVNFTACMIANGHDCRTVLRIDEDYREEIYRKYAADVDEVVYPERMGAAGAKTALLGGDLNVLGDLTEHLTATSLDIPEGSPAVGRRVVDIDLPGDARVYAHGRRREPMTIPLPQTEIEPGDQVALVTEQVDLDEIRSVLHG; from the coding sequence ATGAAGTTCGTCATAGTCGGCTACGGTCGCGTCGGGGCCCGGACAGCGGACATCCTCTCCTCGGAGGGCCACGACGTCGCGATCGTCGAGTCGGTGGCGGAGAAAGCGCGGACAGCCGAGGCGGCCGGCCACGAGGTCGTCGAGGGGGACGGCGAAGACGAACGAGTGCTAGACGACGTCGGTCTCGACGATGCGGACGCGCTCGCGGCGCTCACTGGCGATCTGAACGTCAACTTCACCGCCTGCATGATCGCCAACGGCCACGACTGTCGGACAGTGCTCCGGATCGACGAAGACTACCGCGAGGAGATCTACCGGAAGTACGCCGCCGACGTCGACGAGGTCGTCTACCCCGAGCGGATGGGTGCCGCGGGGGCCAAGACGGCCCTCCTGGGTGGCGATCTAAACGTCCTCGGCGACCTGACCGAACACCTCACCGCGACGAGTCTCGACATCCCCGAGGGGTCGCCGGCCGTCGGCCGCCGCGTCGTCGACATCGACCTGCCGGGAGACGCCCGGGTGTACGCCCACGGCCGCCGCCGGGAACCGATGACGATCCCGCTCCCGCAGACGGAGATCGAACCCGGCGACCAGGTGGCGCTCGTCACCGAACAGGTCGACCTCGACGAGATCCGGTCGGTACTGCACGGCTAA
- a CDS encoding DUF7411 family protein — protein MECGLLFSAGKDSSLSALLLEEFYDVTLVTATFGITDDWTHARDAAGALGFSFERVELSEDVAREATDRMREDGFPRAGIQAVHEAALEAVADRYDVVADGTRRDDRVPTISRAVAQSLEDRHGVDYVAPLSGFGRGAIDRLVETRLAVESGPSESIKKGDYETELRALIEARWGAGTVTEVFPEHEQTRVVGRS, from the coding sequence ATGGAGTGTGGACTGCTGTTCAGCGCCGGGAAGGACTCCTCGCTGTCGGCACTCCTCTTGGAGGAGTTCTACGACGTCACGCTCGTGACAGCTACCTTCGGGATCACCGACGACTGGACCCACGCCCGCGACGCCGCGGGGGCGCTCGGCTTTTCCTTCGAGCGCGTCGAACTGTCCGAGGACGTCGCTAGAGAGGCAACAGACCGGATGCGCGAGGACGGGTTCCCACGAGCCGGCATCCAGGCGGTCCACGAGGCCGCCCTGGAGGCGGTCGCCGACAGGTACGACGTGGTCGCGGACGGAACGCGCCGCGACGACCGCGTCCCGACCATTTCCCGGGCGGTCGCCCAGAGCCTCGAGGACCGACACGGTGTCGACTACGTCGCCCCGCTGTCGGGGTTCGGCCGGGGCGCGATCGACCGTCTCGTCGAAACGCGTCTGGCGGTCGAGTCCGGCCCGAGCGAATCGATCAAGAAAGGTGACTACGAGACCGAACTGCGCGCGTTGATCGAGGCGCGGTGGGGTGCCGGGACGGTCACAGAGGTGTTTCCCGAACACGAACAGACGCGGGTCGTCGGGCGAAGCTGA
- a CDS encoding DNA-binding protein: MSGDPTDEELQELREKKMEQLKDRQGNDGAEAAEAQQQQAEAQKKAMLRQALTDGARKRLNTVQMSKPQFGEKVEQQIVALAQSGRLNGKIDEDKMKELLQEMKPESKSFDIQRR, translated from the coding sequence ATGAGCGGCGATCCCACCGACGAGGAACTGCAGGAACTCCGCGAAAAGAAGATGGAACAGCTCAAGGACCGACAGGGCAACGATGGGGCCGAGGCCGCGGAGGCTCAACAGCAACAGGCCGAAGCGCAAAAGAAAGCGATGCTCCGGCAGGCGCTGACCGACGGGGCGAGAAAGCGGCTCAACACGGTCCAGATGTCGAAACCGCAGTTCGGCGAGAAAGTCGAACAACAGATCGTCGCCCTGGCACAGAGCGGCCGGCTGAACGGCAAGATCGACGAGGACAAAATGAAGGAACTGCTCCAGGAAATGAAGCCCGAATCGAAGAGCTTCGACATCCAACGTCGCTGA
- a CDS encoding D-2-hydroxyacid dehydrogenase, translating into MELLVLREGVHGLPAESYAGALAERLPGHTVKHATTPDAERELIPDADVATGLDVRSSILADADSLRVFACAYAGTDHLPLDALAEHDIAVTNAAGVHTPNAAEQAIGSMLAFSRRLHEAARADSWQPVSPGELAGSTVTIVGLGAIGTGIAERLDPFGVTTVGVRRRPESGGPTDEVIGPERLQNALARSEFVVLCCPLTESTRGLVDAEALATLPPDAVLVNVARGEVIETEALVESLRRGWIGGAVLDVTDPEPLPDDHPLWGIDDVLITPHSAGATPNYYGRLADIVADNVGRLKAGETLRNRVRLRE; encoded by the coding sequence ATGGAACTACTCGTCCTCCGGGAGGGCGTTCACGGCCTCCCGGCCGAGTCGTACGCCGGCGCGCTCGCCGAACGACTGCCCGGCCACACCGTCAAACACGCGACGACGCCGGACGCCGAACGCGAGTTGATCCCCGACGCCGACGTCGCGACGGGGCTCGACGTGCGCTCATCAATCCTCGCAGACGCCGACTCGCTCCGGGTGTTCGCCTGCGCGTACGCCGGGACGGACCACCTCCCGCTGGACGCCCTCGCGGAGCACGACATCGCCGTGACGAACGCCGCCGGCGTCCACACCCCGAACGCGGCCGAGCAGGCGATCGGGTCGATGCTGGCGTTCTCCAGGCGGCTCCACGAGGCCGCCCGGGCCGATTCGTGGCAGCCGGTCTCGCCGGGCGAACTCGCCGGCTCGACCGTCACCATCGTCGGGCTGGGGGCCATCGGGACCGGGATCGCCGAGCGACTCGACCCCTTCGGCGTCACCACAGTGGGCGTGCGCCGTCGTCCCGAGTCGGGCGGTCCCACCGACGAGGTGATCGGCCCCGAACGGCTCCAGAACGCCCTTGCGCGCAGCGAGTTCGTCGTGTTGTGCTGTCCGCTCACCGAGTCGACGCGAGGGCTCGTCGACGCCGAGGCGCTCGCGACGCTCCCGCCGGACGCCGTGCTCGTCAACGTCGCCCGCGGCGAAGTGATCGAGACGGAGGCCCTCGTCGAGTCGCTCCGCCGGGGGTGGATCGGGGGGGCCGTCCTCGACGTGACCGACCCCGAACCGCTGCCCGACGACCACCCGTTGTGGGGCATCGACGACGTTCTCATCACGCCGCACTCGGCCGGCGCGACGCCGAACTACTACGGGCGCCTCGCCGACATCGTCGCCGACAACGTGGGGCGGCTCAAGGCCGGCGAGACGCTCCGCAACCGGGTTCGACTCCGAGAGTAG
- a CDS encoding universal stress protein — protein sequence MRVLIATDSVHTTAAACDYLEPRLDGDDAVAVVTVPTDEARDAADALNVATARLLGRADVETTRLDAGEDAADAILAAVDERSPDTVVVGRHAGTPGASPGLGGTARRVVEGAGVPVVVVVPSA from the coding sequence ATGCGGGTTCTGATCGCCACCGACTCGGTACACACGACCGCCGCCGCCTGCGACTACCTCGAGCCGCGACTCGACGGGGACGACGCCGTCGCCGTCGTGACCGTCCCGACGGACGAGGCCCGCGACGCGGCGGACGCGCTGAACGTCGCGACCGCCCGGTTGCTCGGACGCGCCGACGTCGAAACGACACGACTCGACGCGGGTGAGGACGCCGCCGACGCGATCCTCGCCGCGGTCGACGAGCGCTCGCCCGACACTGTCGTCGTCGGGCGGCACGCCGGAACGCCCGGGGCCAGCCCCGGGTTGGGCGGGACGGCCCGCCGCGTGGTCGAGGGAGCAGGCGTCCCGGTGGTTGTAGTGGTGCCGTCGGCCTGA
- a CDS encoding MFS transporter, protein MTGRRQWFALALATVTRFTGAILMGTALAVIVEARASAFAAGLVGTAYYAGLMLWSPFWGAIADITGRRRAVLLLTGAGGVAAVVPLVAVDSVAVAIGSRGVYAAFLAGFAPVALSIASHHGGTDGRGRSIGIFNSARSGGSAVGYVAVGAALEYVAPVAIYWAVAAVTAVSTVALLLVADPTPTPEQSPSLGAVLAETRRRLLPAPDERGHLRRNGLAWLYVAVALRNVAVLGIMAVVAPYLIRVIGVAELAMGALLAFNHGSQVGFMYALGVVADRTGRKPLVVAGMGGSAAFALLVAGLTLVPPGVSRLVLGAATFVVLGASFSAMTIGGLAFISDVAPDGRESELMGIRETAKGLGGVVGPTVVGGVATLASYETAFAAASLLGVLATAIVAWGLVETYDTVSTPLTVDP, encoded by the coding sequence ATGACGGGGCGTCGGCAGTGGTTCGCGCTCGCGCTCGCGACAGTCACCCGGTTCACCGGCGCGATCCTCATGGGGACGGCGCTGGCGGTGATCGTCGAGGCACGCGCGTCGGCCTTCGCCGCGGGGCTCGTTGGGACGGCGTACTACGCCGGTCTGATGCTGTGGTCGCCGTTTTGGGGCGCGATCGCGGACATCACCGGGCGCCGTCGCGCCGTGTTGCTCCTCACTGGGGCCGGCGGTGTGGCGGCCGTGGTGCCGCTCGTTGCCGTCGACTCGGTCGCGGTCGCGATCGGTTCGCGGGGCGTCTACGCCGCCTTCCTGGCCGGCTTCGCGCCGGTTGCACTCTCTATTGCGAGCCATCACGGCGGCACCGACGGGCGAGGCCGATCGATCGGCATTTTCAACAGCGCGCGCTCCGGCGGGTCCGCGGTCGGCTACGTCGCTGTCGGCGCGGCCCTGGAGTACGTCGCTCCGGTCGCTATCTACTGGGCGGTCGCGGCGGTCACCGCCGTCTCGACGGTCGCGCTATTGCTCGTCGCCGACCCGACGCCGACTCCGGAACAGTCCCCGTCGCTGGGGGCGGTACTCGCCGAGACGCGACGGCGGCTGCTTCCGGCGCCGGACGAGCGGGGGCACCTCCGGCGCAACGGGCTCGCGTGGCTCTACGTCGCCGTCGCGCTGCGGAACGTCGCCGTGCTCGGGATCATGGCGGTCGTCGCGCCCTACCTGATCCGGGTCATCGGCGTCGCCGAGCTCGCGATGGGCGCCTTGCTCGCGTTCAATCACGGCTCGCAGGTCGGGTTCATGTACGCCCTCGGGGTAGTCGCCGACCGAACCGGCAGGAAACCCCTCGTCGTCGCAGGAATGGGCGGCAGCGCAGCGTTCGCGCTGCTCGTCGCCGGACTGACGCTCGTCCCCCCAGGTGTCTCGCGGCTCGTCCTCGGCGCGGCGACGTTCGTCGTGCTGGGGGCGTCGTTCTCCGCGATGACGATCGGCGGACTGGCGTTTATAAGCGACGTCGCGCCCGACGGCCGGGAGTCGGAGTTGATGGGGATCCGGGAGACGGCGAAGGGTCTCGGCGGGGTCGTGGGGCCGACAGTCGTCGGCGGGGTCGCGACGCTCGCGAGTTACGAGACCGCCTTCGCCGCCGCGAGCCTCCTCGGCGTCCTCGCGACGGCTATCGTGGCGTGGGGACTGGTCGAAACGTACGATACCGTCTCGACCCCGCTCACAGTCGATCCCTGA
- the hisD gene encoding histidinol dehydrogenase: MNVRAVADLSPDERAAFFERDAGIEGARETAGDILDRVESEGDVALRSYASEFDGVEVGNIDVTDEAERAYEAIDPDLQEAIETAAENIRVFHERQVPDDWRANVDGRELGRRYRPLSRVGVYAPGGTAAYPSSVLMGVVPAVVAGVDHVAVATPPAEDLPAATLAAAHVADADAVYQVGGAQAVAALAYGTETVAPVEKIVGPGNKWVTAAKAAVRGDVEIDFLAGPSEVLVVCDGTADPDLVAADLLAQAEHDPNASAVCVTDDAATAEAVADACERQLGARDRREVIEAALDNDASGVLYARSMSEAVLFAEEYAAEHLSIVAADEEAILDRIDSAGSAFLGETAPVAAGDYASGPNHVLPTGGLAAVAGGLSVDHFLRSTTVQKLDGDALADLRETVTTLARAEGLEAHAESVEKRFE, encoded by the coding sequence ATGAACGTGAGAGCCGTTGCCGATCTCTCGCCGGACGAGCGGGCGGCGTTCTTCGAGCGCGACGCCGGCATTGAGGGAGCCCGCGAGACGGCCGGAGATATCCTGGACCGGGTCGAATCGGAGGGCGACGTCGCCCTCCGGTCGTACGCCAGCGAGTTCGACGGCGTCGAGGTCGGCAACATCGACGTCACCGACGAGGCCGAGCGCGCCTACGAGGCGATCGATCCGGACCTCCAGGAAGCGATCGAGACCGCGGCCGAGAACATCCGCGTCTTCCACGAACGGCAGGTCCCCGACGACTGGCGGGCGAACGTCGACGGCCGGGAGTTGGGTCGCCGATACCGGCCCCTCTCTCGGGTCGGCGTCTACGCGCCCGGCGGGACCGCGGCGTACCCCTCGAGTGTGCTTATGGGCGTCGTCCCCGCCGTGGTCGCGGGCGTCGATCACGTCGCCGTCGCGACGCCGCCCGCGGAGGACCTCCCGGCGGCGACGCTCGCGGCGGCCCACGTCGCCGACGCCGACGCGGTCTATCAGGTCGGCGGCGCCCAGGCAGTCGCGGCACTGGCCTACGGGACCGAGACGGTCGCCCCCGTCGAGAAGATCGTCGGTCCGGGCAACAAGTGGGTCACGGCGGCGAAAGCCGCGGTCCGCGGCGACGTCGAAATCGACTTCCTCGCCGGTCCCTCCGAGGTGCTCGTCGTCTGTGACGGGACGGCCGATCCCGACCTCGTGGCGGCCGACCTGCTCGCCCAGGCCGAACACGACCCGAACGCCTCCGCGGTCTGTGTCACCGACGACGCGGCGACCGCCGAGGCGGTCGCCGACGCCTGCGAACGACAGCTCGGAGCGCGCGACCGCCGGGAGGTAATCGAGGCGGCGCTCGACAACGACGCCTCCGGCGTACTCTACGCCCGCTCGATGTCGGAGGCCGTCCTCTTCGCGGAGGAATACGCCGCCGAGCACCTCTCGATCGTCGCGGCCGACGAGGAGGCGATCTTGGACCGGATCGACTCCGCGGGGAGCGCTTTTTTGGGCGAGACCGCGCCGGTCGCGGCGGGCGATTACGCCTCCGGGCCGAATCACGTCCTCCCGACGGGAGGGCTCGCGGCCGTTGCCGGGGGGCTCTCGGTGGATCACTTCCTGCGGTCGACGACCGTCCAGAAGCTCGACGGGGACGCCCTCGCCGACCTCCGGGAGACCGTAACGACGCTGGCCCGCGCCGAGGGGCTCGAGGCCCACGCCGAGAGCGTCGAGAAACGCTTCGAGTGA
- a CDS encoding metal-dependent transcriptional regulator yields the protein MLSAVMEDYIKAVYAIENDTGERVGTAELADALDVTAPTVSSMLKKLTERGLIDREEYRGVTLTEEGEVVALEILRHHRLLESFLSERLDYDWADVHEEADRLEHHVSAELTDRIAEVLDNPGVDPHGDPIPDANLELPEASGRSRLIDVAEGERAVVKRIRNQSDEALRYLAAAGVEPGVEIETVEIAPFGLVTVRTPGGEQSLPEEIARSIETAPTAEAET from the coding sequence ATGCTGAGCGCCGTCATGGAGGACTACATCAAGGCCGTCTACGCGATCGAGAACGACACCGGCGAGCGCGTCGGCACCGCCGAACTCGCCGATGCCCTCGATGTCACCGCCCCGACGGTTTCGAGCATGCTCAAGAAGCTGACAGAGCGCGGCCTGATCGACCGCGAGGAGTACCGCGGCGTGACGCTCACCGAGGAGGGCGAGGTCGTCGCCCTCGAAATCCTCAGACACCACCGCCTCCTCGAGTCGTTCTTGAGCGAACGGCTCGATTACGACTGGGCCGACGTCCACGAGGAGGCCGACCGCCTCGAACACCACGTCTCGGCCGAGCTGACCGACCGCATCGCGGAGGTGCTCGACAACCCGGGCGTCGACCCCCACGGCGACCCGATCCCGGACGCGAACCTCGAGTTGCCCGAGGCGTCCGGTCGGTCGCGGCTCATCGACGTCGCCGAGGGCGAGCGGGCCGTAGTCAAGCGGATTCGAAACCAAAGTGACGAGGCGCTGCGGTATCTCGCCGCCGCCGGCGTCGAACCCGGCGTCGAGATCGAGACCGTCGAGATCGCGCCGTTCGGCCTCGTTACCGTTCGGACACCCGGGGGCGAGCAGAGCCTCCCGGAGGAGATCGCCCGGTCGATCGAGACCGCGCCGACCGCCGAAGCCGAGACGTGA
- a CDS encoding MTH865 family protein codes for MADKAELRRQFTEAFEGAEFPVEGPMDLVPALPEGPGTTFESDEFSMTAMELNAKSGDQQSFPYESVEELVDDLMEGLESKDLF; via the coding sequence ATGGCAGACAAAGCCGAGCTCCGACGGCAGTTCACCGAGGCGTTCGAGGGCGCCGAGTTCCCAGTCGAGGGGCCGATGGACCTCGTTCCCGCGTTGCCGGAGGGTCCCGGTACGACGTTCGAATCGGACGAGTTCTCGATGACCGCGATGGAACTCAACGCGAAGTCGGGCGACCAACAGTCGTTCCCCTACGAGTCCGTCGAGGAGCTGGTCGACGACCTCATGGAGGGCCTCGAATCCAAGGATCTCTTTTAA
- a CDS encoding DUF2062 domain-containing protein encodes MLRGRIADYRRRVCVELEAAFAEEHPPGDVAGSFAVGVFVTALPTLGAGFLVFFALVALVERISKLALFASVVVLNPVVKWGVYAASFSLGSVLLGPVPGTTPAEISLSAGPGILARLLVGNLILAVALTAVGYVVVLRLVTSFRAREADVAELLPDVGLK; translated from the coding sequence ATGCTTCGTGGCCGGATCGCCGACTACCGCCGCCGGGTCTGTGTCGAACTCGAGGCGGCCTTCGCCGAGGAACACCCACCCGGCGACGTCGCCGGGAGCTTCGCGGTCGGGGTGTTCGTTACTGCGTTGCCGACGCTCGGGGCCGGCTTTCTGGTCTTTTTCGCGCTCGTTGCGCTCGTCGAGCGGATCAGCAAACTAGCGCTCTTTGCGTCCGTCGTCGTCCTCAACCCCGTCGTGAAGTGGGGCGTCTACGCCGCGAGCTTCTCGCTCGGATCCGTGCTCCTCGGGCCGGTCCCCGGAACGACACCGGCGGAAATATCGCTGTCGGCGGGACCGGGGATCCTCGCCCGATTGCTCGTCGGCAACCTGATTTTGGCCGTCGCGTTGACCGCCGTTGGGTACGTCGTCGTCCTTCGGCTCGTCACGTCGTTTCGGGCGCGCGAGGCCGACGTCGCGGAGTTGCTTCCCGATGTCGGCCTGAAATGA
- a CDS encoding DUF6517 family protein — protein MRRRTLLGGAVGIAASAAAGCLGAVGMDEYEATPAGVDPAVREETGYEQTAVEEQVIERTVDAGVSEEITVRNYLTEHQKGVDLGPIGTVQAATFTVFTSPKISIAGRGLNPIAGMSAAELIEAIESDSEGLSDVERVEDGEATVLGQSTAESLFEAEAELDAGVSVDVNLHVTESVETTDDHLVTIGVYPREVEAAEADNVAAMRSGVVERVE, from the coding sequence ATGAGACGACGGACACTTCTCGGCGGGGCTGTGGGGATCGCGGCTTCGGCGGCCGCGGGCTGTCTGGGCGCCGTCGGTATGGACGAATACGAGGCGACGCCGGCCGGCGTGGATCCGGCGGTCCGGGAGGAGACGGGGTACGAACAGACAGCCGTCGAAGAGCAGGTCATCGAGCGGACGGTCGACGCCGGCGTCTCCGAGGAGATCACGGTCCGGAACTATCTCACCGAACACCAGAAGGGGGTCGATCTCGGACCGATCGGCACCGTACAGGCGGCTACGTTTACGGTGTTCACGTCCCCGAAGATCTCGATCGCCGGGCGGGGACTCAACCCGATCGCGGGGATGTCGGCGGCCGAACTCATCGAGGCGATCGAGAGCGATTCCGAGGGGCTGTCGGACGTCGAACGCGTCGAGGACGGCGAGGCGACCGTCCTCGGGCAGTCGACTGCCGAGTCGCTGTTCGAGGCCGAGGCCGAACTCGATGCGGGGGTCTCCGTCGACGTGAATCTCCACGTCACCGAGAGCGTCGAGACGACCGACGACCACCTCGTCACGATCGGGGTGTATCCACGCGAGGTCGAAGCGGCCGAGGCGGACAACGTCGCCGCGATGAGAAGCGGCGTCGTCGAGCGCGTGGAATGA
- a CDS encoding PAS domain-containing protein, with amino-acid sequence MDDSPTPPGGFEAPFGGTDTPRIGLGIDNRRNRELLSELLSEYEAVELEDRVGSETDLCVVDPGGFDRLAADIERWKAEQRPAAAPALLLANAPEPAIWDEYADAMGRKLDAVQSTSAPKRAILIRVRGLLQMRRFSRAAKERHERLELYERAMDGANVGITIADADEPDLPLVYINDSFEAITGYGPAESLGRNCRFLQGEGTDQRTVDRVRAALEAEEPVSVEILNYRADGEPFWNDLKIVPVTDGDGEVTHFLGFQDDITERRQREIDLEQYEQVMQSIDDPIVVLDTERCVELSNAAAAELLGEDDELAVGTPVSALFPPGAREDVRRALTDIERSEEPQECQFALPAADGERQVFQFRFQRERNTADRPVARTIVVGRDVTTLREYQNRLSVLDRVLRHNLQNKLTVIAGNTDLLTDRREELSSEAIADIADSVDAAVADLLGLTEAARQFHRSIEPGDRAGSDADLSDLVEEVVTAARRRYPGADIEFDAPEPVAATIPSTLRLGLDGIIENAVEYATSSEPHVVVAVLDQPEENLAEIRVADDGPGIPDREREALRRGGETALEHLQGLTLWLVSWAVRSVGGEFRINGRDPSGTVVVLRLPRAEA; translated from the coding sequence ATGGACGACTCCCCGACCCCGCCGGGCGGGTTCGAGGCGCCGTTCGGCGGGACAGACACCCCACGTATCGGGCTCGGGATCGACAACCGGCGCAACCGAGAGCTCCTCTCGGAGCTACTCTCGGAGTACGAGGCCGTCGAACTGGAGGACCGCGTCGGGTCGGAAACGGATCTCTGTGTCGTCGACCCCGGCGGGTTCGACCGGCTCGCGGCCGACATCGAGCGCTGGAAGGCCGAACAGCGACCGGCGGCGGCGCCGGCGCTCCTCTTGGCGAACGCCCCGGAGCCGGCGATCTGGGACGAGTACGCCGACGCGATGGGCCGAAAGCTCGACGCCGTCCAGTCGACCTCGGCTCCGAAGCGCGCGATCTTGATCCGCGTTCGGGGGTTGCTCCAGATGCGTCGGTTCTCCCGCGCCGCGAAGGAGCGCCACGAACGGCTCGAGCTGTACGAGCGGGCGATGGACGGCGCGAACGTCGGGATCACGATCGCCGACGCCGACGAACCGGATCTGCCGTTGGTCTATATCAACGACAGCTTCGAGGCGATCACCGGCTACGGCCCGGCGGAGTCCCTCGGGCGAAACTGCCGGTTCCTGCAGGGCGAGGGAACCGACCAGCGAACCGTCGACCGGGTTCGGGCTGCCCTGGAGGCCGAGGAGCCGGTTTCGGTCGAGATCCTGAACTACCGGGCGGACGGCGAGCCATTCTGGAACGACCTCAAGATCGTGCCGGTGACCGACGGGGACGGCGAAGTGACGCACTTTCTGGGGTTCCAAGACGACATCACCGAGCGCCGACAGCGCGAGATCGACCTCGAACAGTACGAGCAGGTGATGCAGTCCATCGACGATCCGATCGTCGTCTTGGACACCGAGCGGTGCGTCGAACTGTCGAACGCCGCCGCCGCCGAGCTGCTTGGCGAGGACGACGAGCTCGCAGTGGGGACACCGGTTTCGGCCCTGTTCCCGCCCGGCGCCCGCGAGGACGTACGGCGGGCGTTGACCGACATCGAACGCTCCGAGGAGCCACAGGAGTGTCAGTTCGCGCTGCCGGCCGCGGACGGCGAACGGCAGGTGTTTCAGTTCCGGTTCCAGCGCGAGCGGAACACGGCGGATCGACCGGTCGCCCGAACCATCGTCGTCGGCCGGGACGTGACGACGCTCCGGGAGTACCAAAACCGGCTGTCGGTCCTCGATCGGGTGCTCCGGCACAACCTCCAGAACAAACTCACGGTGATCGCGGGCAACACGGACCTGCTCACCGACCGGCGCGAGGAACTTTCGTCCGAGGCGATCGCGGACATCGCCGACAGCGTCGACGCCGCCGTTGCAGATCTGCTCGGTCTCACGGAAGCCGCCCGCCAGTTTCACCGGAGCATCGAACCGGGCGATCGGGCCGGGTCGGATGCCGACCTTTCGGATCTCGTCGAGGAGGTCGTCACGGCTGCCCGGCGGCGGTATCCCGGCGCCGACATCGAGTTCGACGCTCCGGAGCCGGTCGCGGCGACTATCCCCTCGACGCTCCGATTGGGTCTCGACGGGATCATCGAAAACGCCGTCGAGTACGCCACCTCGTCCGAACCGCACGTCGTCGTTGCGGTCCTCGATCAGCCGGAGGAGAATCTCGCGGAGATTCGCGTCGCTGACGACGGTCCCGGTATCCCCGACCGCGAGCGCGAGGCGCTGCGGCGTGGCGGCGAGACCGCCCTCGAGCACCTCCAGGGGCTCACCCTGTGGCTCGTCAGTTGGGCCGTTCGGAGCGTCGGCGGTGAGTTCCGGATCAACGGTCGTGATCCCTCCGGTACGGTCGTCGTCCTCCGGTTGCCCCGCGCCGAAGCGTGA
- a CDS encoding P-loop NTPase family protein: MTTAGQTWARIPSGTPGVDVGLCGGVIGGQTTLVSGDPVATDEGISYLADNIVFLRYVGSDGGIREPIGVLKKRFGDFERTVRELSITSEGVVLGEKTTGLRGALTGIPGRTAADD; the protein is encoded by the coding sequence ATGACCACTGCGGGGCAGACATGGGCCCGGATCCCCTCCGGAACTCCCGGGGTGGACGTGGGGCTGTGCGGCGGGGTCATCGGCGGGCAGACGACGCTCGTCAGCGGCGATCCGGTCGCCACCGACGAGGGGATCAGCTACCTCGCCGACAACATCGTTTTCCTGCGGTACGTCGGGAGCGACGGCGGGATCCGGGAGCCGATCGGCGTGTTGAAGAAACGCTTCGGGGACTTCGAGCGTACCGTGCGGGAGTTGTCGATCACGTCCGAGGGCGTCGTGCTCGGCGAGAAAACGACCGGGCTCCGTGGAGCGTTGACGGGGATCCCCGGGCGGACGGCGGCAGACGACTGA